The sequence below is a genomic window from Coffea arabica cultivar ET-39 chromosome 8e, Coffea Arabica ET-39 HiFi, whole genome shotgun sequence.
AGAGTATGTTCCAAACAAGAGCCTCTTTGATCGAATGCACACGTACCAAGGCCAATGCTCGGGGATTCTTTCATGGTCTAACCGCTTGAACATTGCTCTAGACATCGCTCGTGCTTTGGATTATCTCCATTGTGTAGCAGATCCTCCGGTCATCCACAGAGACGTAAAATCATCCAACATATTGTTAATCGACGATGATCACGCGAAACTGGCAGATTTTGGGCTATGCAAGCTAGGTAGCGACGCGCAAAGCGCGTACACGCCTACTGCAATAAAGGGTTCGCTAGGTTATGTTGACACATATTACCTTAACACTGGGATAGTGTCACCAAAGTGTGATGTTTATAGCTTTGGAGTTCTGCTTCTTGAGCTCATCACTGGGCTCAAGTCAGTACAAGGCTCGACCACGCTTGCAGAATGGACTGAGGACTGCAGGAGGACTgagaatttggatgatttgataGGACTTTTGGATCCGAAACTCAGGGCTGATATGAATCAAGAGCAACTAAGGGTGTTGTTTGATGTGGCCAACCAAGCTTTGCTTCAGAATTTTGAAGCAAGACCTGACATGGCTCAAATTGTTTATAGAATTTCAAGTTGCATGGAACCTCAATCTCAGCCAGAGTTGCCAGTATGATGCTGATAACAATCAGTAGTACTAGATACAGTAGACTAGCTGTACAAATTCTACTTCTTTCGATCTAAAATTTTATAGTTGTAGGGGAAGAGAAAGgggatttttgtttctttcttccttttctttgggGGGCTAGGGTGTATATAAAATGAGTTGCCTTGTATAAAACGTCCAATACTAAGTCATATGTGCTGTGCATAACTAGTCTGAAATAGCATCTTAAACAGTGGATGGCGATTCTTGGTACATAAAACTATATAGTATAGTTTTGCAACGATTATTAATTAGGAATTGTTGCATTGATTCCTTCCTGCTGtttgttcttttcttgtttttggaacAAGTTCCCTTGCAAGACAATATTCCATAAATTGCAGTTCTAATAGGATATATTACTTTGTACAGCTAgcattttgagaaattcttagACCTTGTCCACGAATTTTTCCAACCGACAAAGAAAacaattttgaagtttttattGGTTTTCCAGGATGAGGAAATCCATTccaattgataaaaattagttGGTGCAAGCTGGCATTATTTGGCCTTGCATTATTTGGACAGCCAGCAATTGATGAGGTCAAAGGAACTCCATCTGTTTCTGTTTGTAAGTGACGATACGAAACGAAATACTTATCAGCAATTACAAGTCAGAATGAATGTAACAAGCCACATGATTGGAATTTTTGACATAGAATCAGTTGGACAGCAGATAACATTATCTCTAGTTCAAATATTCCATCCTACCATTTTCTGGACAGCAAAAAGTGAAgagtgtatatatgtgtgtgtgtgtgtaaaataataatattacaTAGGTTGAGTAAACAACACTACCTATTTTCTTGCTGTAATCAACACTGCAGTTAGGCTCCTTTTcaaatgaaagttaagcgataTGGGACTTGCATATAAGTAGAGGCTAAGCACTTAAATCCAAGTTGAAATATTCATTTTGTTTCGGTACGTATGGAACCCACATAATTAGAATTGCCTGTTTAGACTTGAGTTGTGCTTGACCTGCAAGTCGGTACGTGACATTATCGTATAAGAGTAAATCTCGCGTAAATTCTGTGCGATGCGATGTGAGTTTTAGCTAGTTTTGTTATGATTGGCTCTTGCACGAATACAAGGGCCCAATGGATGAATCTAATATCTTGCGTGGTGCGTCAAGTGGGGCAGGGCATACTCCTCTGATTTGGTGTGTCGGCTCGGATCTAAAGTGGCTCGAGTCTCCAGattacaaaataagaaaaaaaatctctcGTGATCGCTATGTTAAGTGTGTTTCAGTTAGTATTATTATAATTAGCTCTTACACGAACACAAGAGTTATAGGGAATGAATCTAATAACTCAGTTACCTGAATTACATTTTGAGCCCTTATAAACAGTCAAACTTCTCTTTTGAGGATTCGACAGACTAGTAATCACGTAAGCCTATAAATTTTCTTTCTAAATttactttgttttttctctttcattagACATAGATTTTCATAGACCTCTATAACATGTCTGGACCTAGGACGAAATGTTATAAATGGaagttttatttgatttcacaggCAAATTCATAGAATCTACATACTGAACATGGGGGAAGtggattattttaatttttttcttcaaattctgaTAGCATTATTGTAGAACTAGTACTAGTCACTTTGCATGTATCAAGATCTGTGCTGGTACTAGTACTACTAATTCTTTCCACCAGGTACTACTACCAGTCCTTATTTATTTGGGGTTTTGAGAAcaatgaaacaaaagaaaaggaccGATTTCAAGCatcagaaagaaacaaaaaaaaaatatggggtttttaaaaaaaataaaatatgggTTTTATGTTGAATCCTGAGGCTTTAATATTGAAAGATTTTGGTAAATTTATTGTTGGGAAATTGATGTGATTTGGGCTGGaaatcaaaagaataaaatatgggttttatgttaaaataaaagaaaattgaagatGAGAGACATGCAGGATGAAGACTATAAGATGGGAGTGATTCTTTAAAAACTTgtcatttttgcaaaataatcccTGAGGTTTTAAGATAATTTTTATAGGCAACCAAAATACTTTAATGAAATTCATTTGGGCAATTATGCTGGGCTGAAATTCTTTTGAAACAATTCTCGAGCAAAAAGTTATGAACCCAAATAATTTCAGATGTGTCGGAAAAGTTCAAAATTTCTCTTGGGCTGATTGATTGCCCAATTAATGATTATATTCAAAGTCTGATGGTAACAAGTGTAGTTAAATAAAAGCCCAAACTTTGTGCTACAACTTATTTCTAATATTATGGACTATTCTTATGAGATCCAATATTTAAGAAAGGATAAGAttaggaaattaattataaatgATTAAAACCCAAAGACAATTAAGCCCAAACTCAATGGATCGACCCAATGCATGTATTTTTCTTTAGAATCTATTAAGTAAAAATCTTACCAAATTAAGGCCTGACAATTAGGGAAAACTTTTTAAGtaggaaattttctattttttgcaaattttccaTGATATGTGCTTTTACGATTTAGGGAATTCTATAAAGTATGTGGCTGACTAATTATATCATCTTGCACTAGATGTTAGTGGTTCATACACCTCTGTATTTCAAAAATTGTTTAATAGCAATAATTTTTTctcaatttatattaattatgcAAAAGCATATCATGTCTTATTGTATTCATATTTGAAATGTTATGACTATTTAGTGTGACATATTTATGATGAAATCATAAGTTTTCATTGCATGTTGACATGAACAAGGATATGATCCTAGTTACATTCTTGCTATGTTACATGTTACATGTTATGCATGGTTAAGTGCACTAACCATGTGCACATTCATGTACATTATAATGATAAAGTTTATTGTCACTCTCCTTATGAATTGCAAGTATAACTATATGTGTGATAGATGTTTTCTTCATAAACAAAAgtatcatttttttaatttgtaaaataaaaagtttaGGTGGGTTCGATTTCAGTCACCACCACGGTTGAAGATATGTCTTTGGAACCATAGATTGCTTATAGAAATTCTTATAGATTGCTTGCTAACACAGCTCTCACATTGACAATATGATTTTTTGTGAGAAAGTTGCCCGTCCTTGCCAACTGAACCAACTTGTGTTGGTGAAATTATCATATGTAGTAGTGTGTTAAATTGttttgaaatgtatatatgCATAATATCTTCATGACCCAGCAGAAGAGGTAATTGCTATTCACCAGGCATTTATTCACTCAAATCACTATTTTATATCCAATCCATTAGAATTAGGATTGGATAACTGATGCTAAAGAAAGACAATTAGTTATTtgcttttataaaaaaaaaaattttatttagagCATGTAGATTCATAGATTAATATATTTTATTTAGACATTAATCAATTTTGGTAGTAAGATATTTTCAACATAACTAGACTAACAGCCAAAAAAGGTCTCCGCTTGTACGTGTTTCGTCATCATCATGTGCTTATCTTGTTGTCGCCACATATTGCTTTGCCTGCCTTACAGACATTTATATCATAATAATAACGGTTGCTTTTCGCGATGTGTTTTCCATTCTCCACCTTTTTCAGTTTTTTTAGAAAGAGAATAGAAAAGAAAGACAATTCCCAACATCCTTCCTTCCAGGTCATAATGATGGGTGGCACTTTTCGATCAAAGTCGCTTGCTATTCTGACTGCTAGCTAAGTCCTTCTCCCCTGCCCAAGAGAAATGTGTTTCTTTAAAAACCTAGACATGGATTTTTTGTACTGAATTCTATTATTCTTAaaaatctagtttccaacacaTTCAATTCGTCAGATTTGCAATGAATAATGTAGGAAAAAGGTGCTCTaaaaatttgagagaaatgagctctatgaaattttcttttcaaaatccTGTTTGCAACATATTCAATTCCTCATATTTGCACTGAACCTTAGATTTGTAGTGAATAGTGTAGGAAAAAGGTTCTCTaaaaatttgagagaaatgagcttcacaaaattttcttttgctgcGAAAAAAGTATTCAAATCGATCTTTGTCTTTGAGGCAACTTTAATTTCCCTTGCTGGGTATGTATCTTCTTCTTCGATTGCTCTTTTGCTTTGTTGgggttttcttgtttttctatgGTTTTTTGAGTTATATTTAAATTGTGAATGTGTTCTCATTTGATGACTATTTCTGGTTATTTCAACAAATAAGGCATCAAAAGATCCTTGATATTGTGTTTACTCCCTCTTGCTATAAGACAATTGTATCAATATTGTTACTTGTTCTAAATGagaaaaaaaggtgcaaagatATTCTAATAGTTTCCATAGAGAGGACTTTGAGTTTGGCAAAAATTTACTGAATTTTGCTATAATAGTGAAAGagtttatgcattttctttttaCTATCACGTTGATTTTGCTAATAATGTCAAAATTTTGCTAGGCTTAGTCTATAAAATCTTATCATGCTAATTTTGAGTGTTGTTTGTAGTATATTTTGAGGTTTTCAAATCTTGAACTATGTCTGATTTTCTATTGATATTTGTGATATACATGATGGAAGAATTTGAGTATTAGAGAAGTTTGTAATATTTTGCTAATAATAGTCAAAATGatgaaatttccaacaatagaATGTTGCTGTAATTCAAATTGCACTTGCAAGAATCTGTTTGTGATTTACGACTATAAAATTTTGTTTGCCTTCTTTACAATTAATTAATCAATTACTCAAAGTCATTGATTCTTGTCAGTAGACTAATTGAGAAGTTGAATGGGAAAACAAAGGCTTTACTACTAAAGGAGATCATTCCGTTAGGGATGATGCACTTGGTGATGATAATATGCCTAAGGGATTTCGCCATTTTCTTTTGGCTGATTTTCTAGTGCTGTTTTTGTGAAATTATCTGGTATGTATTTGGTGTTGTGTTCGTTCAGCGTTTCCTAATTatttttttgctatttttcaTTCAAAGCTACTAAAGTGTGCACTCTTATTTTTATGATAATAGTGCACAATTAGAAGCAAAGGCAGTGGATCGCAAAATTGAAATTACTATTTTTCAGCAATTTTTTTCTAGAAGGAAATGCATTAGGTTGAATTGAAACCCTATGCACTATAAATGCCCTGTAGAAGTCCAGTCTAAATGCAATGCTTTCTCTTGTAATAAGCATATGaatttctttttaaattaattGTGTTGAGAATGCTCAGTACACAGGCTGTATCCAATGAACTACCAGCTTTTTCAACTAATAAAATAGTGCTTCAAATTTAATCagtgtttattggattattgtacAACTACTAATTAAGAATGCTTCTGCTACCaaggttttttatttaaaaatcaatTGATAATTTTTTAAGATTAAATATCAAGCGGATACACCAATTTATGGTGTAATCATGTGTGTTTTTTTGTTCAAAACGTAGTTAGCAGCATATAAATAAACCTATAAAAATTCAGGAGATATCCTCTTAATGTGGAACAATATACTCGATAATAAttttggtttttatttttaaaaatactgTGTAGTATAATTAAGCATCTCATCTATGTTTTTCTATTGGACACAGAGGCCATTTACAACAAGAACTCTTTACTTGCGTATTATCTAAAGATAAAAGTAGCACTGCTATATATATGATCATCTATATCCCTAATCACGTATATAGGCAGGAGTTTATGTATTTATTAGGACAATGTATAGATCTTTGTACTATTTTGTCTATATCTCATCTGATTTTTCAGACTTCATACCGCCTTTGGAAAAATGCcttcaaattttttgttttatgttACAGTATAGTGATTATGTAACATTATAGTTGTATGCTAACTGAAATATTCTGAATATTttctgtcctttttttttttctcttttttagttGTCTTATCTTCACTATGAATAATGTTGCAGCATTGTTATTTGTTCTTCTCCTTTTTGTGTTCTTTCAAAAGTTGCTCTGTAGATAGTCTTCACTTTTGAGGTCTGGTTTTTGAATGATCAAACTAATAAATGTTATCATTGTACTTTCTCTTTTATATGTATTTGTCTCTGCTTTCTATTTTGTGTTTAGGTGGAATTCTGTGTTTTCCTAGTTAGAGCTTTTAGAAACTGATTTTACAATTacattatctatttattttggTAGCAGGATTGTCTTTTGCATTTCCCTTGCCTTAGAAACCAAAGGATTGAGCTACTCTACTGCATCTCATTTAGCCTATTAGGTATATGTTTCTTTTCATAAAGGCCTGTGgcttcttgttatttatttctAGGAATTCAAATCAATGTTCTTGTTTATAGTTcagataataatttttattacttattaTGGTTTAGaagttttatgattttatttctcttttACTTATTATGGTTTAgaatctttattttttatttctctttctATATTCTACTATCTGTGTTTAAAATAGTGTTATTTACTTCCTAATTTTTTCCATTGTGCATGTCTATTTTCATGCTTTTGTGCAAATCAGATGCTACCCTTctccccccctctctctctctctctctttttgaacTTATGAAAGCTATGTTTGTCTAGTTTATAATAATGAAGTTATTGCTTGTCATGATTTGGTGattaactctatttctttgtttttctatgACCTTATTGATTTATTAGATCTTATTGTTTGTTTcattggtgattttgtttaaaAAGTGTAAAAAAATCTGTATCTATAGCTTATGACTACTTCTTTATAATGGATGCTAATGCTATGAGACGTAGTCATTGTGTTTAAATgccaaaagataaaaaagataACTTGTTACGGCGCAGAAAAGAGATGtatgctttaaaaaaaaaatagaagtttTCTATTGATATGTGTTCACCAGCTCAAGTTAGAGAAAATTGCATACTTACGACTGATGTGTCTATCTAGCCATTGAATCTACTTGGTCTTGCTAGAGAGGCATCCATTTGTCATAATCAATGTGTTGTGAGTAATGATACTTTAGATAGAAGTAGAAGTATTCGATCATTTTTGACCACTGGTGTTTCTTCTAATCAAACCCCTACCTCTACGTTGTCGCTGCCTCAAGAGAATGCTAAGGCTATAAAACATAGTCGCTATGCTCGTATgccaaagggaaaaaaaggataACTGGTTACGCTATAAAAAAAAGCATATGCATTGAAAAAATAGGAAATGACGTCTATAGGTGCATGTTCTTCTGTTAATACTAGAGAACATTGCTCCTCTAGAACTAATGTGCCTCCTCATCAGTTAAATACACTAATCTTGCTAGAAAGATATCTGTTTGTCATGATCATAGTGTCATGAGTAATGATGCCTTAGTTAGGCTATTTGATCATTTGTCCAATGGTATTCAATTATTTTCGACTATCAGTTCTCTTTCAAATCAAGTTCTTACTTCCTCGATACCCTCGCCTCTTCATTCTATAGGTGTAGTATTTACTGCAGTTACATATTTTTGATAATATGCTAATAAGCAAATATTTTTTAAGCTTATTCATCTGTTGCCATCATGTCTTTAGCCTTACGTACTGCTTCAATAGAGAACCCTATAGTTTGTCTCGCTTAGTTTCACAACCATCTATACCTTTATCCTTTCTTATGCTTTAAATGTTATTCTAAGTTAGGTAGACTATGTTTTTCTGTGTTTGTCTATTAGTTTTTAGAAATGGACCTGTACAAGGAAAGACATTATTTATGGACGGTAGTCAATCTAATATCTCTAATGATAACACAATTGTGCATATGCTGATTGATACTACTCCTCCTAGAATATCTTGGTAGTAGATGGTATTTGCTCTTGATTTAAATCCATGTAGATATTTTTACACTAGATGGTCATTCTTTGACTCCTTATAGAGTGATTTATACTGGCCATTGTCTCGGGGAAAAGGCAAAAAACCAATAGGATTAGATTACGCTGATTGGATCGAATTCCAAAAGAACATGTTCTCTTGCACAACGACAAATTTGGTCTAAAGCTATGAAAAACATTGTAGCCAAAGAATAAAAATCGTTGCGCTTAATAATTAACTACGAAAAATGCTGTGgccaaaatcatcacaaaatCTACGTCGttaaccatttccaaaatcataGTCAAAAGTTTAACTATTTCAtatgattttccttttcatagtccaaaagatTACCATTTCTAATGAAATTGTATGTCGGCAAAGAAACTTATTTTCAtagcaaataatgcatttttgtCTATCTTTCAACAAAATcatatttttaattacaaattttTTGTAGTAAATTGCTTCAATAATGCTAGCCAACTATGATAACATTTCACTATGCAAATAATCACAACTGATTGTACAACATTCAGCTACGTTTTTTTGCGTAGTTGAATATCAATGTGttccattacaaaaaaaaaaaaaaaattgtagccAATTGTAGAACTATTTGTTACAATTTTCTATGTAGGCAAATCTCAAACCATTTGGCTACAAAAAAAGTCGATCGTTGGACATTTGGTTATGATTTCTTTTGTACCCATTTATCAAATGATTATGCTACAGACAAAAAATTGTGgccaattaaaaaatatttggcTACAATATTTATGTAGCCTATTCTCAAGATATTTTTTCCGTTTAAAAAATCGTAGTCGATTGCAAAAcattttcttataatttttggCATAGTTAAGTATAGAACCATTCTAATATTAAAACATTGATAGTTGATTCTATGAATTTGAATATGATTTTTTTGTAGTAAATGCTTAAACCATTCCACTATAATAAAAGAATTGTAGGCGATTTTTGAGCATTTGGTTTATGATCTATTACGTGATATTTTTGTCACCAATTTTTTACTTGATACTTGTACACAACATAATAAAATGTGGtataaaataacaaattaaattgaaaaataaaaaacttactATTTAGCATATATTTCAATCTAGTGAATATGAAAGTTGCAATAATATTATTCGCAACAATTGAATTCATAGAACAGTACCAAAAAATCATTTCCTACACAAGTGCTCCAAGATTCGTAAAAATAAgttaaaattataataaatagaGTCTTGATCAAAGTTAAAAACAAAGCTTAATCAAAATGACTAGCTCATCGCAACATCCAAGCTCCATCTCTTTCTCAAATCTACTAATTAGTAGCTGCaatgaaaaatatatttgttgaaaaatagagaaattgaCAAAAGTAATACAAATCAAAAACCAAaacaagaaatatttcaaactCCTCTTTTTcataaaagaattcaaaaaaaaaaaaaaaaccaacaaagtATAAGAAACTAACCATTGCCAAGAATTGAATCCTATTCAGCCCCAAAAAAGTTCTCTAATACTTTACCATGCTTTTCCAGCACAAATGACATTTGATACATTTTACTTTTTACTAATTCCaaattttctttaatagctCACATTCCATTTTAACATTCTTTAAGTGTTTCTTCAAGTTTCTTATTCTCTTCATGACATAGATATTAGTTTTGAATGATAACCAAGTCCCTTGATATACCCTGATTGCTTACCAAGAACTTGATCAACAATTTGATTTGAAGACATAGGATTACCctctttgattgatttttttttgaaacccTATCATTTCATTCGGCAAAGGATGTTAGATACAgttaaatttttaattaaagGAA
It includes:
- the LOC113704491 gene encoding probable receptor-like protein kinase At1g49730 → MSFFVKANPRHFWIVGAIILVIIITILLRRWAVYVEANKAEKSGDDTEKNLKIDHDHKPSTEISRSPSSAGDCSSNCCSIRTYALEELKVATKEFKVQIGVGATSIVYLAEFQDGGFGAVKRVLEEKGGSQKIFLDEVSVLLRISHPNLVCLMGFCLEKGEQLLLLEYVPNKSLFDRMHTYQGQCSGILSWSNRLNIALDIARALDYLHCVADPPVIHRDVKSSNILLIDDDHAKLADFGLCKLGSDAQSAYTPTAIKGSLGYVDTYYLNTGIVSPKCDVYSFGVLLLELITGLKSVQGSTTLAEWTEDCRRTENLDDLIGLLDPKLRADMNQEQLRVLFDVANQALLQNFEARPDMAQIVYRISSCMEPQSQPELPV